A genomic segment from Gammaproteobacteria bacterium CG11_big_fil_rev_8_21_14_0_20_46_22 encodes:
- the rplU gene encoding 50S ribosomal protein L21, which produces MYAVIETGGKQYKVAQGQRLKVEKLDLEAGNTVEFNKVMLLADGVNITLGQPFVEGAMVEADVVSHGRHRKIKILKFKRRKHHMKRQGHRQGYTEIEIKAIKA; this is translated from the coding sequence ATGTACGCGGTGATTGAGACGGGCGGAAAACAGTACAAAGTGGCGCAAGGTCAGCGCTTGAAAGTGGAAAAATTAGACCTTGAAGCAGGTAATACAGTGGAATTTAATAAGGTGATGTTGCTGGCTGATGGCGTAAACATCACCTTAGGCCAGCCTTTTGTGGAAGGCGCGATGGTCGAAGCTGATGTGGTCTCTCACGGGCGTCATCGTAAGATTAAAATCTTGAAATTCAAGCGTCGTAAGCATCACATGAAGCGCCAGGGTCACCGTCAGGGTTACACTGAAATTGAAATTAAAGCGATTAAAGCGTAA
- a CDS encoding 50S ribosomal protein L27, whose amino-acid sequence MAHKKAGGSTRNGRDSIAKRLGVKRFGGQLVQAGEILVRQRGTAYHAGAGVGLGKDHTLFALVAGVVRFARKGKEQRQHVFVDAVDAE is encoded by the coding sequence ATGGCTCACAAAAAAGCAGGTGGTAGTACTCGTAACGGTCGCGACTCGATAGCCAAGCGTCTTGGTGTGAAACGTTTCGGTGGCCAATTAGTGCAAGCAGGTGAAATTTTAGTGCGTCAACGCGGCACGGCCTATCATGCGGGTGCGGGTGTTGGCTTGGGTAAAGATCACACATTGTTCGCTTTGGTAGCGGGTGTGGTTCGCTTTGCTCGTAAAGGTAAAGAACAACGTCAACACGTGTTTGTTGACGCGGTTGATGCCGAGTAA
- the obgE gene encoding GTPase ObgE (ObgE; essential GTPase; exhibits high exchange rate for GTP/GDP; associates with 50S ribosomal subunit; involved in regulation of chromosomal replication), whose translation MKFIDEARITVHAGKGGDGCLSFRREKYIPFGGPNGGDGGDGGCVYFEGDEGVNTLIDFRYQRKFQAKNGQPGQGKDRRGVSGDDCIIKVPLGTLIFDEETEECLGDITEHGHRIKVAQGGFHGLGNARFKSSVNRAPRQTSKGTPGEVRRLKLQLKVLADVGLLGLPNAGKSTLINAISNARPKIADYPFTTLHPSLGVVRVDGFRSFVVADIPGLIEGASEGAGLGIRFLKHLERTRLLLHIIDVMPVDGSDPVENAQTIIQELAQYSEDLAKKPRWWVFNKMDLILKTERQAFCDDLAKRLGAEHYFAISAVNREGLEALCYAVMGQVEMALES comes from the coding sequence ATGAAGTTTATTGATGAAGCAAGAATCACGGTGCATGCAGGTAAGGGCGGCGATGGTTGCCTGAGTTTTCGTCGTGAAAAATACATTCCCTTTGGTGGCCCCAATGGTGGTGATGGTGGTGATGGTGGTTGCGTCTATTTTGAAGGTGATGAAGGGGTAAACACCTTAATCGATTTTCGCTATCAACGTAAGTTTCAGGCCAAAAATGGCCAGCCAGGACAAGGTAAAGACCGTCGTGGTGTCAGCGGGGATGATTGCATCATTAAAGTGCCTTTAGGTACCTTAATCTTTGATGAGGAAACCGAAGAGTGTTTGGGTGATATCACTGAGCATGGTCATCGTATCAAAGTTGCGCAGGGCGGTTTTCATGGCTTGGGTAACGCACGCTTTAAATCCAGTGTGAATCGGGCGCCACGCCAAACCAGTAAAGGTACACCCGGTGAAGTGCGCCGTTTAAAACTCCAGCTTAAAGTCTTGGCGGATGTGGGTTTATTGGGTTTGCCGAATGCAGGGAAGTCGACCTTAATCAACGCGATTTCTAATGCCAGACCGAAAATTGCAGATTATCCGTTTACCACGTTGCACCCGAGTCTCGGTGTGGTGCGTGTCGATGGCTTTAGAAGTTTTGTTGTGGCTGATATTCCAGGCCTTATCGAGGGCGCATCCGAAGGCGCAGGCTTAGGGATTCGCTTTTTAAAGCATTTGGAGCGAACACGTTTATTGTTGCATATTATCGATGTCATGCCAGTTGACGGCAGCGATCCGGTGGAAAATGCGCAAACCATTATTCAAGAACTGGCTCAATACAGTGAGGATTTGGCTAAAAAACCGCGCTGGTGGGTCTTTAATAAAATGGACCTTATTCTAAAAACTGAGCGGCAAGCCTTTTGCGATGATTTAGCCAAGCGTTTGGGCGCAGAGCATTATTTTGCGATTTCTGCGGTCAATCGTGAAGGTTTGGAGGCCTTGTGTTACGCGGTGATGGGGCAAGTTGAGATGGCGCTAGAGTCATAA